From the Exiguobacterium aurantiacum genome, one window contains:
- a CDS encoding DUF4256 domain-containing protein has protein sequence MSTLSHEETTELLNTLEARFTDNPERHPDLTWPDILTRLQADDRKLAALAEMERTGGEPDVIRLPNGTLAFCDCSPESPSGRRSLCYDDAALAARKKNKPEGSAVALAEQMGLELLDEATYRYLQTLGAYDLKTSSWVSTPASIRQKGGALFCDRRYDQTFVYHNGADSYYAARGFRGMFIL, from the coding sequence ATGTCCACCCTTTCACACGAAGAAACAACCGAGTTGTTGAACACTCTCGAAGCGCGCTTTACCGACAACCCCGAACGACATCCAGATCTCACCTGGCCCGACATCTTGACGCGTCTTCAAGCGGACGACCGTAAACTCGCCGCGCTCGCCGAGATGGAGCGTACCGGCGGTGAACCTGATGTGATTCGACTCCCGAACGGCACCTTAGCTTTTTGCGACTGCTCACCGGAAAGTCCGAGCGGTCGACGCAGCCTATGCTATGACGATGCGGCGTTAGCGGCGCGGAAGAAGAACAAACCGGAGGGGAGTGCCGTCGCGTTGGCTGAACAGATGGGGCTTGAGCTTCTCGACGAAGCAACGTATCGCTATTTGCAGACGCTCGGCGCGTACGACTTGAAGACGTCGAGCTGGGTTTCAACCCCGGCATCAATCCGTCAAAAAGGCGGCGCTTTGTTCTGCGACCGCCGCTACGACCAGACCTTCGTCTATCATAACGGGGCCGATTCCTATTATGCGGCCCGAGGATTCCGCGGGATGTTCATCCTCTAG